One Halobaculum sp. CBA1158 DNA segment encodes these proteins:
- a CDS encoding N-6 DNA methylase, which translates to MDLLEELRDDQEAKFVKGAYDFWEATYASEPDEVPDSWEPFIGGNQSLRDFMFCLESGHALLARLLLAKATEDHDFFAGTGYGGMDDYFRGLQGFGDMINLDAFPVAADNLIDDMQDKLVEGLFQDDIFVWWTDGYAEQLSRGHESGPNQFQAVARESGGVERISEATRDRFSRAVAEVFFNVLRFDFGDVQGDLLGDLYQRYFDPETRKALGEFYTPQPVIDYIMDGVGYDRGVTNERLIDPACGSGTFLVEAVDRYLADVERYEEDPDWKDHLQDLCTRPRVVGLDIHPFAVLMAQIRFVVAILPAYRKAKQTHPDYTIRRLPIYRTDTLRNERELTGTDLGDDGSRQMTFDAMTDDDQDVRIPVPLPVEVDEDEVSETEDGFLVRRVRMPLFDTIQLETGVSNFGEYFAALQGVLDTVKDHMALAEEFGGDFDWTYQSGLEERIHHHTDREYDGVEEFFAPYVNDMLENVRYLKEEHNDGRLFKMFEDTVLALVVKNYMEYDYVVGNPPYVRIQNLPDSQKAMMDTLYDATTGNYDIYCPFYERGLDWLAEDTGKLGFITPNQFMVTDYGEGLRRVLLEDSRIEEVYDFRDSGVFEDATNYPAVVILEDEPDEAERKENEIRSVRVKANTDDEDDRELDEAIVTSVRENRGSPGYSDDFIDVFDYPQSKLSATGYWGLMPPEELQVFEKLEDNATANFGNITDAVFAGTQTSANKVYLVKPVNADRIEPEDCGSTVRVVPTGENQEYEIETDLLCPWLRGKDVERWRGEWSGLHVILPHYVERDGEDTTTKAYDAEYLREQLPLTWGYFQKHREALEGRESGRMEGREDWYAFIYPKSHERFEKPKIIGAHISENARFMMDSEGVWYFKTAYGIELDDPYRELTEEMACQLNSKALDFYFKHITTVKMGGYYEYRSQYVEKLPCLTEDTAGVFDVMQGTAEEIVDTIDLDSRTDRFPEAYLGNYDGELDYITYEWQTRRYPVSAEVQGDVDGNFTVQAGRSDTINDPAMYSDDREARKRRAEYVYAAVDGRSVKSGEETTIPIPRSDAGVVELLERLEADREEVAATDIAELEAEIDDAVYDLFDLTAEERAVVEDYLDVF; encoded by the coding sequence ATGGATCTGCTCGAAGAACTCCGCGACGACCAGGAAGCGAAGTTCGTCAAGGGTGCCTACGATTTCTGGGAGGCGACGTACGCGAGCGAGCCCGACGAGGTCCCGGATTCGTGGGAGCCGTTCATCGGCGGGAACCAGTCGCTCCGGGACTTCATGTTCTGTCTCGAAAGCGGGCACGCCCTTCTCGCGCGACTGTTGCTCGCGAAGGCGACCGAGGACCACGACTTCTTCGCCGGCACCGGATACGGCGGGATGGACGACTATTTCCGCGGGCTCCAGGGCTTCGGGGACATGATCAACCTCGACGCGTTTCCCGTCGCCGCGGACAACCTCATCGACGACATGCAGGACAAGCTCGTCGAGGGGCTGTTTCAGGACGACATTTTCGTGTGGTGGACAGACGGGTACGCCGAGCAGTTGTCACGGGGCCACGAGTCCGGTCCGAATCAGTTCCAGGCCGTCGCACGCGAATCCGGCGGGGTCGAACGGATCAGCGAGGCCACCCGGGACCGATTCAGCCGTGCGGTGGCGGAGGTGTTCTTCAACGTGCTTCGGTTCGACTTCGGGGACGTACAAGGGGACCTCCTCGGGGACCTGTATCAGCGGTACTTCGATCCGGAGACCCGGAAGGCGCTCGGGGAGTTCTACACGCCCCAGCCGGTGATCGATTACATCATGGACGGCGTCGGCTACGACCGCGGCGTCACGAACGAGCGGCTCATCGACCCCGCCTGTGGCTCTGGAACGTTCCTCGTGGAGGCGGTCGATCGGTACCTCGCGGACGTGGAGCGGTACGAGGAGGACCCGGACTGGAAGGACCACCTCCAGGACCTGTGTACCAGGCCGCGCGTCGTTGGGCTCGACATTCACCCGTTCGCCGTGCTCATGGCGCAGATCCGGTTCGTCGTCGCGATCCTCCCTGCCTACCGGAAGGCCAAGCAGACGCACCCGGACTACACGATCCGCCGGCTCCCAATCTACCGGACTGATACGCTCCGGAACGAGCGGGAGTTAACCGGGACGGACCTCGGAGACGACGGCTCGCGACAGATGACCTTCGACGCGATGACCGACGACGATCAGGACGTTCGGATCCCTGTTCCCCTCCCGGTTGAGGTAGACGAGGACGAGGTGTCCGAGACCGAGGACGGCTTCTTGGTTCGGCGCGTGCGGATGCCCCTGTTCGACACGATCCAACTTGAGACGGGCGTGAGCAACTTCGGGGAGTACTTCGCCGCGTTGCAGGGGGTTCTCGACACGGTGAAGGACCACATGGCGCTCGCGGAGGAGTTCGGCGGGGACTTCGATTGGACCTACCAGAGCGGACTCGAGGAGCGGATCCACCACCACACGGACCGCGAGTACGACGGCGTCGAGGAGTTCTTCGCCCCGTACGTGAACGACATGCTGGAGAACGTCCGCTACCTCAAGGAGGAACACAACGACGGGCGGCTGTTCAAGATGTTCGAGGACACGGTGCTGGCGCTCGTCGTGAAGAACTACATGGAATACGATTACGTGGTCGGGAACCCGCCGTACGTTCGTATTCAGAACCTCCCTGACAGCCAGAAGGCGATGATGGACACGCTGTACGACGCGACGACCGGGAACTACGACATTTACTGCCCGTTCTACGAGCGCGGGCTCGACTGGCTCGCCGAGGACACGGGCAAGCTCGGGTTCATCACGCCGAACCAGTTCATGGTCACGGACTACGGGGAGGGGCTCCGTCGCGTGCTACTCGAAGACAGCCGGATCGAGGAAGTGTACGACTTCCGGGATTCAGGTGTTTTCGAGGACGCCACCAACTACCCCGCGGTCGTGATTCTCGAAGACGAACCGGACGAAGCTGAGCGTAAGGAGAACGAGATCCGGTCTGTCCGGGTGAAGGCGAACACGGACGACGAGGACGACCGGGAATTGGACGAGGCTATCGTGACCTCGGTGCGAGAGAACCGCGGGTCTCCGGGTTACTCGGACGACTTCATAGACGTGTTCGACTATCCCCAATCGAAGCTCTCTGCTACGGGATATTGGGGGCTGATGCCGCCCGAGGAGTTGCAGGTGTTCGAGAAGCTGGAGGACAATGCCACGGCAAACTTCGGCAATATCACCGATGCCGTCTTCGCTGGCACGCAGACAAGCGCAAACAAGGTCTACCTGGTAAAGCCAGTCAATGCCGACCGAATCGAACCTGAGGACTGCGGTAGTACTGTTAGGGTCGTTCCGACTGGAGAGAACCAGGAGTACGAGATAGAAACGGATCTACTCTGTCCGTGGCTGAGGGGTAAAGACGTGGAGCGGTGGCGTGGAGAGTGGTCGGGTCTCCATGTTATCCTCCCTCATTATGTTGAGAGAGATGGTGAAGACACGACGACAAAAGCGTACGACGCCGAGTACCTAAGAGAACAACTTCCCTTAACGTGGGGATACTTCCAGAAGCACCGCGAGGCCCTGGAAGGTCGAGAGAGCGGCCGGATGGAGGGGCGCGAGGACTGGTATGCGTTCATCTACCCAAAGAGTCACGAACGCTTCGAGAAGCCGAAAATCATCGGTGCTCACATTTCCGAGAACGCCCGATTCATGATGGACAGCGAGGGCGTTTGGTATTTCAAAACCGCATACGGTATCGAACTCGATGACCCCTACCGAGAACTCACAGAGGAGATGGCCTGCCAACTCAACTCGAAGGCTCTCGATTTCTACTTCAAGCATATCACGACGGTCAAGATGGGCGGATACTACGAGTACCGTTCACAGTACGTTGAGAAGCTTCCCTGTCTGACCGAGGACACCGCCGGCGTATTCGACGTGATGCAGGGGACCGCCGAGGAGATCGTGGACACCATTGACCTCGATAGCAGGACCGACCGCTTCCCGGAGGCATATCTCGGCAACTACGACGGGGAACTCGATTACATCACCTACGAATGGCAGACGCGCCGGTACCCTGTGAGCGCCGAGGTGCAGGGCGACGTGGACGGGAACTTCACCGTGCAGGCCGGGCGGTCCGACACGATCAACGACCCGGCGATGTACTCTGACGACCGCGAGGCCCGGAAGCGACGCGCCGAGTACGTTTACGCGGCCGTAGATGGCCGGAGCGTCAAGAGCGGCGAGGAGACGACCATTCCTATCCCCCGGAGTGACGCCGGCGTAGTGGAGCTTCTGGAGCGTCTGGAAGCGGATCGGGAGGAGGTCGCCGCGACGGACATTGCCGAACTCGAAGCCGAGATCGACGACGCCGTGTACGACCTGTTCGACCTAACTGCGGAGGAACGCGCGGTCGTGGAGGACTACCTCGACGTGTTCTAA
- a CDS encoding helix-turn-helix domain-containing protein: MPVEFEDYRESSDGDGFDWTLREGSNAHTILSFLAEHPEQGFTPKEIHEATGVTRGSVGKTLQRLEERQLVRHAEPYWAIGDDDRVGGYLGMLSSLDAVAEREGTEDRDEWREAADTGQ; the protein is encoded by the coding sequence ATGCCCGTCGAGTTCGAGGACTACCGCGAATCGAGTGACGGTGACGGCTTCGACTGGACGCTTCGCGAGGGGTCGAACGCTCACACGATACTGTCGTTCCTCGCCGAGCATCCCGAACAGGGGTTCACCCCGAAGGAGATCCACGAGGCGACCGGCGTGACGCGCGGGTCGGTCGGCAAGACACTCCAACGCCTCGAGGAACGCCAGTTGGTCCGTCACGCGGAACCGTACTGGGCCATCGGGGACGACGACCGCGTCGGTGGGTATCTCGGGATGCTGTCGTCGCTCGACGCCGTCGCCGAGCGCGAGGGAACCGAGGACCGCGACGAGTGGCGCGAGGCCGCTGACACGGGGCAGTAG
- a CDS encoding type II toxin-antitoxin system PemK/MazF family toxin: MAPHTRGDVVWHPAPFRDGGRPYVVLSDDDHPFYGEEYVVVGVTTTERERAVALPPETWAEGGAPKPSWASPWYVLTVKDTTISDRLGRLTAETTDEIATAVAGILGLDM; this comes from the coding sequence ATGGCTCCGCACACGCGCGGCGACGTGGTGTGGCATCCGGCACCGTTTCGAGACGGCGGGCGACCCTACGTCGTCCTGAGTGACGACGACCACCCGTTCTACGGCGAGGAGTACGTTGTGGTCGGCGTGACGACGACCGAGCGCGAGCGAGCGGTCGCGCTCCCACCGGAGACGTGGGCCGAGGGCGGCGCGCCGAAGCCGAGTTGGGCGTCACCGTGGTACGTTCTGACGGTCAAAGACACGACCATCAGCGATCGTCTCGGGCGGCTCACGGCGGAGACGACAGACGAGATCGCGACAGCGGTTGCTGGGATCCTCGGACTCGATATGTAG
- a CDS encoding tyrosine-type recombinase/integrase yields the protein MPGDPSRAVDTLREQLRSGDRGGCEDDRDLLLDFSDELKIRREDYGHHRHEKLLRHTVRISENADTCIHESILEEDVDEESDAFYAAKDAAKAAVRWIHDTYDVEDGSQETNRDYRVAFRLVAKHITRGDEVPDTHDWISTKTTRDYQPEPDEADMLTLEEAEAMAEAARNPRDRALIMLQFEGGFRGGELFELAVDDITDGEHSMKVRVDGKRGEHDVHLIKAVPFVKRWLAEHPGDGDDPLWSKLNTPEAVSYQRYLQCFKESAARADIDKPVTPTNLRKSNAYWLSTREKSQAFIEDRQGRARGSVVIGRYVAKFSGETQEKQYAAMHGVDIDEEPEAEEVPPVPCPRCELKTPSGKDYCIHCNFSLDLEAKELLDRVTERMEDKALEHGDRELLTGARTLRKKPNMMDKDDLHQLASSLSDAND from the coding sequence ATGCCAGGAGACCCCAGCCGGGCCGTCGACACCCTCCGCGAGCAACTCCGCTCCGGAGACCGCGGCGGCTGCGAAGACGACCGAGATCTCCTCCTCGACTTCAGCGACGAGCTGAAGATCCGGCGGGAGGACTACGGGCATCACCGACACGAGAAGCTCCTCCGACACACCGTCCGCATCAGCGAGAACGCCGACACGTGCATCCACGAGAGTATCCTCGAGGAGGACGTCGACGAGGAGAGCGACGCCTTCTACGCCGCGAAGGACGCCGCGAAGGCGGCCGTCCGCTGGATCCACGACACGTACGACGTCGAGGACGGCAGCCAGGAGACAAACCGCGACTACCGCGTCGCGTTCCGCCTCGTCGCGAAGCACATCACCCGCGGCGACGAGGTCCCCGACACCCACGACTGGATCTCGACGAAGACCACTCGCGACTACCAGCCTGAGCCCGACGAGGCTGACATGCTCACCCTCGAGGAGGCCGAGGCGATGGCCGAGGCCGCCCGCAACCCCCGCGACCGGGCGCTCATCATGCTCCAGTTCGAGGGTGGATTCCGCGGCGGGGAGCTGTTCGAACTCGCTGTCGACGACATCACCGATGGCGAGCACTCGATGAAGGTCCGCGTCGACGGGAAGCGCGGCGAGCACGACGTCCACCTCATCAAAGCCGTCCCGTTCGTGAAGCGATGGCTCGCCGAGCACCCCGGCGACGGCGACGATCCGCTGTGGTCGAAGTTGAACACGCCCGAGGCCGTCTCCTACCAGCGGTACCTCCAGTGCTTCAAGGAGTCCGCTGCGCGCGCCGACATCGACAAGCCGGTCACGCCCACGAACCTCCGGAAGTCGAACGCCTACTGGCTCTCTACGCGCGAGAAGTCCCAGGCGTTCATCGAGGACCGGCAGGGTCGCGCCCGCGGCTCCGTCGTGATCGGCCGCTACGTCGCGAAGTTCTCTGGCGAGACCCAGGAGAAGCAGTACGCGGCGATGCACGGCGTCGATATCGACGAGGAACCCGAGGCCGAGGAAGTCCCGCCGGTCCCCTGCCCCCGATGCGAACTGAAGACGCCGTCGGGGAAGGACTACTGCATCCACTGCAACTTCTCGCTCGATCTCGAGGCGAAGGAGCTGCTCGACCGCGTCACCGAGCGGATGGAAGACAAGGCGCTCGAGCACGGAGACCGGGAGTTGCTCACCGGCGCTCGGACGCTCCGAAAGAAGCCGAACATGATGGACAAGGACGACCTGCATCAGTTGGCCTCCTCGCTGTCGGACGCGAACGACTGA
- a CDS encoding kinesin, whose translation MTEATTPPTTHEPSDEDEELFDRLYERYQDTDEEVARICELARQSFASDSEEAN comes from the coding sequence ATGACTGAGGCGACCACCCCACCCACGACCCACGAGCCGAGCGACGAGGACGAAGAGCTGTTCGACCGGCTCTACGAGCGCTACCAGGACACCGACGAGGAGGTCGCGCGGATCTGCGAGCTCGCCCGTCAGTCGTTCGCGTCCGACAGCGAGGAGGCCAACTGA
- a CDS encoding ribbon-helix-helix domain-containing protein, which translates to MPRVTLRLSKDDLEAVDELADTSDFRDRSDVLRSGVNRVLDDYGVDRPMTDGGEDIDGEQSPEPVSPWDDPRSHRRETAWLLLMGAAWCLVGVGVARPVAATAVSLVVTIVWLFAGQAANNQAYRDLVTDLSQAIYDGNLDGDDLRRARGYRDVEDALERYGGDR; encoded by the coding sequence ATGCCCCGGGTCACGCTCCGCCTCTCGAAGGACGACTTGGAGGCCGTCGACGAGCTCGCGGACACGTCGGACTTTCGCGACCGCAGCGACGTGCTGCGTAGCGGGGTCAACCGAGTCCTCGACGACTACGGCGTCGACCGGCCGATGACCGACGGTGGTGAGGACATCGACGGCGAGCAGTCCCCCGAGCCCGTCTCGCCGTGGGACGACCCGCGGTCGCACCGGCGAGAGACTGCGTGGCTCCTGCTCATGGGAGCCGCCTGGTGCCTTGTGGGCGTCGGTGTGGCGAGGCCCGTTGCGGCGACCGCTGTCAGCCTGGTTGTGACCATCGTATGGCTGTTTGCCGGACAGGCGGCGAACAACCAGGCCTACCGTGACCTGGTGACCGATCTGTCGCAGGCGATCTACGACGGCAATCTCGACGGTGACGACCTCCGCCGGGCGCGGGGGTACCGTGATGTCGAGGACGCCCTCGAACGGTACGGAGGCGACCGATGA
- a CDS encoding winged helix-turn-helix domain-containing protein, translating into MATTDEADTLSLPVALERTAQVVDQLQALGIDVDEVDHAVAAGDGRAARVQLTLTIPAEADLEAHSETQPEANAEDGSEPHRLAGAMPASSDGRVDDDGRPVLFEAESGRDEAVDKADDGVSNGDREREDAPSEAAAKPRELSLDTTESAVVERSDSRIEPVATGSEEVADADDRGDTTDGDAVDGRPLPDGEELDHTDEAHLRWAYDAHDTIKEATAEFGVSYHTVRSRLVQHDIHVTAGDIRGQILAVLEERGESTTDEISQELETSSSYYRKVLRELVDDGRVSTRKDPEDGRRVLYRLAETNESVDETSGPTPEPRSVDWDALEPAVVDHDGPLLDEEPQPDGDDADGDDDGEEKAWPYRKLDESRMSARVGLPEVLDAVESEGPSAWTSYVAAELGVSDNEARDALSLLGLKQEGSSKLLEKPALGEQIAEIREEVTA; encoded by the coding sequence ATGGCGACCACCGACGAGGCCGACACGCTCAGCCTCCCGGTCGCGCTCGAGCGGACTGCCCAGGTCGTCGACCAGCTCCAAGCGCTCGGCATCGACGTCGACGAGGTCGACCATGCCGTGGCCGCCGGCGACGGTCGCGCCGCTCGCGTGCAGCTCACGCTGACTATCCCCGCCGAGGCCGACCTGGAGGCCCACTCCGAGACCCAGCCGGAGGCCAACGCGGAGGACGGCTCGGAGCCCCACCGGCTCGCGGGGGCGATGCCGGCGTCGAGTGACGGTCGCGTCGACGACGACGGCCGTCCCGTCCTCTTCGAGGCCGAGTCCGGGCGCGATGAGGCGGTTGATAAAGCGGATGACGGTGTATCAAACGGCGATCGCGAGAGGGAGGACGCGCCCTCGGAGGCGGCGGCCAAGCCGCGAGAACTATCGCTGGACACCACCGAGTCCGCCGTTGTCGAGCGATCCGACAGCCGGATCGAGCCGGTCGCGACGGGGAGTGAGGAGGTTGCCGACGCGGACGATCGCGGCGATACTACCGACGGCGACGCCGTCGACGGGCGGCCGCTCCCCGACGGCGAGGAGCTGGACCACACCGACGAGGCCCACCTCCGGTGGGCGTACGACGCTCACGACACGATCAAGGAGGCCACCGCGGAGTTCGGAGTCAGCTACCACACCGTCCGTAGCCGCCTCGTACAGCACGACATCCACGTTACTGCGGGCGACATCCGGGGTCAGATCCTCGCCGTGCTTGAGGAGCGCGGGGAGTCGACCACCGACGAGATCAGCCAGGAGCTGGAGACATCCTCGAGCTACTACCGCAAGGTGCTGCGAGAACTCGTCGACGACGGCCGCGTCTCGACGCGGAAAGATCCCGAGGACGGTCGCCGGGTGCTCTACCGACTCGCCGAGACCAACGAGAGCGTCGACGAGACCTCCGGCCCCACTCCGGAGCCACGGTCCGTCGACTGGGACGCCCTCGAGCCGGCCGTCGTTGATCACGATGGCCCGCTGCTCGATGAGGAGCCGCAGCCGGACGGCGACGATGCCGACGGCGACGACGACGGTGAGGAGAAGGCGTGGCCCTACCGCAAGCTCGACGAGTCGCGGATGTCCGCGCGGGTCGGGCTCCCGGAGGTCCTCGACGCCGTCGAGTCAGAGGGCCCCAGCGCGTGGACGAGCTATGTCGCCGCCGAGCTCGGCGTCAGCGATAACGAGGCACGCGATGCGCTATCGCTACTCGGTCTCAAGCAAGAGGGTAGCTCGAAGCTGCTCGAGAAGCCCGCTTTGGGTGAGCAGATCGCGGAGATCCGCGAGGAGGTGACCGCCTGA
- a CDS encoding PadR family transcriptional regulator, which yields MGEADSTATASTPGERVGPLDLTAFQTNILAILSEEALYGLAIKRALEDYYDTEVNHGRLYPNLDTLVDEGLVAKSELDKRTNEYALTDAGEAVVRDRLGWVLSHYVTEPERVDDVYDLLDVALGGEA from the coding sequence ATGGGCGAGGCCGACAGCACGGCCACGGCGTCGACGCCGGGCGAGCGCGTCGGCCCGCTCGACCTCACGGCGTTCCAGACCAACATCCTCGCCATCCTCTCGGAGGAGGCGCTGTACGGGCTCGCGATCAAGCGCGCCCTCGAGGACTACTACGACACCGAGGTCAACCACGGCCGGCTGTACCCCAACCTGGACACCCTCGTCGACGAGGGGCTCGTCGCGAAGAGCGAACTCGACAAGCGGACCAATGAGTACGCGCTGACCGACGCCGGCGAGGCGGTCGTCCGCGATCGCCTGGGGTGGGTGCTCTCGCACTACGTCACCGAGCCCGAGCGCGTCGACGACGTGTACGACCTCCTGGATGTGGCCCTCGGGGGTGAGGCGTGA
- a CDS encoding antitoxin VapB family protein: MGDDTTVRISRDTWKRLNDRREPGVSFDDVINGLLDEVEDAHRDAPAQN; encoded by the coding sequence ATGGGCGATGACACTACCGTCCGGATAAGTCGGGACACTTGGAAGCGTCTGAATGACAGGCGTGAGCCGGGTGTTTCCTTCGACGACGTGATCAACGGCCTCCTCGATGAGGTCGAGGATGCCCATCGCGATGCACCGGCACAGAACTAA
- a CDS encoding AAA family ATPase, with product MLSDRRVFRDDWLPRRLEHREQPTEKLFSRLSSISRGYTDNDVLIHGPSGVGKTTLARHCLTRYQEEAALNVAKIRCLGKTTGGILLRALEQLPVDGDVHRALSIDERKQRLRSLEGPAVLLLDEADDLHETEVLQAVERAPGVAAIVIIHDLEEWLVRHEADQVGGEPWHSRNQIELTRYGVDELADILEPRAQQGLPPQAWDRSTLERVADKAAGAARRGIQTLRYAAVVAGEQEAREISDRHIEIGRERARDEIRKANLNSLPYHHQVLYALIQEAGAGGIDAGALHNRYDEVTDDVYTTDSHPISKRSRRNKLQKLRDYDLINRIGDGGGVRYVPLDPDLESPVDPLGDVGQGATPE from the coding sequence ATGTTGTCGGACCGACGCGTCTTCCGCGACGACTGGTTGCCGCGGCGGCTCGAGCATCGCGAGCAACCAACCGAGAAACTCTTCTCGCGCCTCTCATCGATCAGTCGGGGGTACACCGACAACGACGTCCTCATCCACGGCCCCTCCGGCGTCGGGAAAACCACCCTCGCGCGCCACTGTCTCACTCGCTACCAGGAGGAGGCCGCCCTCAACGTCGCGAAGATCCGCTGCCTCGGAAAAACGACTGGCGGGATCCTCCTGCGCGCCCTCGAGCAGCTGCCCGTCGACGGCGACGTCCACCGCGCGCTGTCCATCGACGAACGCAAGCAGCGACTCCGGTCCCTTGAGGGGCCCGCCGTCCTCCTGCTGGACGAGGCCGACGACCTCCACGAGACGGAGGTCCTCCAAGCGGTCGAGCGCGCGCCGGGCGTCGCCGCGATCGTTATCATCCACGACCTCGAGGAGTGGCTGGTCCGCCACGAGGCCGACCAGGTGGGTGGCGAGCCGTGGCACTCTCGCAACCAGATCGAGCTCACGCGATACGGCGTCGACGAGCTCGCGGACATCCTCGAGCCGCGGGCCCAGCAGGGACTCCCCCCGCAAGCGTGGGACCGCAGTACGCTCGAGCGCGTCGCCGACAAGGCAGCCGGCGCGGCCCGGCGTGGGATCCAGACGCTCCGGTATGCCGCTGTCGTCGCCGGCGAGCAGGAGGCCCGGGAGATCTCCGACCGCCACATCGAGATCGGTCGCGAGCGCGCTCGCGACGAGATCCGCAAGGCGAATCTAAACAGCCTCCCGTACCACCATCAGGTCCTCTACGCACTCATTCAAGAGGCGGGGGCGGGCGGGATCGACGCCGGCGCGCTGCACAACCGCTACGACGAGGTCACCGACGACGTCTACACGACCGACAGCCACCCGATCTCGAAGCGATCGCGCAGGAATAAGCTGCAGAAGCTCCGCGACTACGACCTCATCAACCGGATCGGCGATGGCGGCGGTGTTCGCTACGTCCCGCTCGACCCGGATCTCGAGTCGCCGGTCGACCCACTCGGGGACGTAGGTCAGGGCGCGACGCCGGAGTGA
- a CDS encoding ArsR family transcriptional regulator, giving the protein MDGAQSIDEMDADDLTRTDRAILDVLKEGRGGDEPWGIATKGRLVDETDFSRNSVYNRLEILQAAGHVKLIHEGTREFKFVDDPREEVDDE; this is encoded by the coding sequence ATGGACGGTGCACAGTCCATCGACGAGATGGACGCAGATGACCTGACGCGGACCGACCGCGCCATCCTCGATGTCCTCAAAGAGGGTCGGGGTGGTGACGAACCGTGGGGTATCGCGACGAAGGGACGCCTCGTCGACGAGACCGACTTCTCGCGAAACTCGGTCTACAACCGGCTGGAGATCCTCCAGGCAGCGGGCCACGTCAAGCTGATACACGAGGGAACTCGGGAGTTCAAATTCGTCGATGACCCTCGCGAGGAGGTGGACGATGAGTAG